In one window of Nodosilinea sp. PGN35 DNA:
- a CDS encoding lysylphosphatidylglycerol synthase transmembrane domain-containing protein, translating into MNSPPPAQRAAPWRRGLSLAIAAALTVGLLGWALRDARPAQVWDSLRQAQGGWVLAAWLAYMAVFWVRAWRWGTLLGASVAPGRFRSRLLATFVGFGASSVLPAHAGELVRSALLHRRDRVPLGPSLGTIVVERLLDVGVVFGLLVLAAAGLPAGSLARSALGAVAAAIVGGWLGLLLAGRFPRAIAAAIAALGRRLGMPRLGQRLGRAAMAFLSGLAVLRQPRRTALALGQTLLGWGLNGLTYWAVLRALGIDGVGLAGAFFTQSATALAIALPSSPGYIGPFEAGLRYALGLYGVAAEQAIACAILLRFLMYVTVPLIAGAILLGLGLRATDLGLWQAPPPVANPKTPSLRR; encoded by the coding sequence ATGAACTCGCCTCCCCCAGCCCAGCGGGCCGCCCCCTGGCGGCGGGGCCTCTCCCTGGCGATCGCCGCCGCCCTGACCGTGGGGCTGCTGGGCTGGGCGCTGCGCGACGCCCGCCCGGCCCAGGTCTGGGACAGTCTGCGCCAGGCCCAGGGGGGCTGGGTGCTGGCGGCGTGGCTGGCCTACATGGCGGTGTTTTGGGTGCGGGCCTGGCGCTGGGGCACCCTGCTGGGAGCCAGCGTAGCTCCGGGGCGGTTTCGGTCGCGGCTGCTGGCGACCTTTGTGGGCTTTGGGGCCAGCAGCGTGCTGCCCGCCCACGCCGGGGAACTGGTGCGATCGGCCCTGCTGCACCGCCGCGATCGCGTCCCGCTGGGGCCATCGCTGGGCACCATTGTGGTGGAGCGGCTACTGGATGTGGGGGTGGTGTTTGGCCTGCTGGTGCTGGCGGCGGCGGGGCTGCCCGCTGGCAGCCTGGCCCGCTCGGCCCTGGGGGCGGTGGCGGCGGCCATTGTCGGCGGCTGGCTGGGGCTGCTGCTGGCGGGGCGGTTTCCCAGGGCGATCGCCGCTGCGATCGCGGCCCTGGGGCGGCGGCTGGGGATGCCCCGGCTGGGGCAACGGCTGGGGCGGGCGGCGATGGCCTTTCTCAGCGGTCTGGCGGTGCTGCGCCAGCCCCGGCGCACCGCCCTGGCCCTGGGCCAAACCCTGCTGGGCTGGGGGCTCAACGGTCTGACCTACTGGGCGGTGCTGCGGGCGCTGGGCATCGACGGGGTGGGGCTGGCGGGGGCGTTTTTCACCCAGAGCGCCACGGCGCTGGCCATTGCCCTGCCCTCGTCGCCGGGCTACATCGGCCCCTTTGAAGCGGGGCTGCGCTACGCCCTGGGGCTCTACGGGGTGGCGGCGGAACAGGCGATCGCCTGCGCCATTCTGCTGCGGTTTTTGATGTACGTCACCGTGCCGCTGATCGCCGGGGCAATCCTGCTGGGGCTGGGGCTGCGGGCGACGGATCTGGGTCTGTGGCAGGCCCCGCCCCCGGTGGCCAATCCCAAAACGCCCTCCCTACGCCGCTAG
- a CDS encoding toll/interleukin-1 receptor domain-containing protein has protein sequence MHFDRDIFISYTHVDNKPLAEGQDGWIATFHRGLEIRLEQLRGTSVDIWRDIKLQGNDALDESIFKQFPNLALLVAVLSPRYLQSDWCSRELACFLESAEARGGVNVCGTTRLFKVVKTYLETDRHPSGLRDLLGYAFYEMDAAGRPREFNKIYGPESERKFWAKLEDLAYDIHQTLKVLDALPDPDGAAVAAGSVPELTSFAPGKVIYLAETTPDLSVERERIRRELEQAGHRVLPDQPLPNPPNFDPVVCGHLAQAALSVHLLSPYATVANPAQPLTQQEIYRQLGMARTRDQIELAKHCGQTRPDFGRILWLPPDATLASLEDWVLALQNEPDFVSTNLESLKDIIRDRLNPTAISTFDLPQDGTTQIYLDCDKRDVDSGELDPLTEWLEKHFVVTLPEFEDNGLSQSEALIKQCEAVLIYYGYAGSSWLNRRLRALQKNANYNRQRPLRAKAVYVAGPVNPTKQNLQIDSWPIEVITGINGFNPDLLNVFLEQLA, from the coding sequence ATGCACTTCGATCGCGACATCTTCATCAGCTACACCCACGTGGATAACAAGCCCCTGGCCGAGGGCCAGGACGGCTGGATTGCCACCTTCCACCGGGGGCTGGAAATCCGCCTGGAGCAGCTGCGGGGCACATCCGTAGACATCTGGCGCGACATCAAGCTGCAGGGCAACGACGCTCTGGACGAGAGCATTTTCAAGCAGTTTCCCAACCTGGCCCTACTGGTGGCAGTGCTGTCGCCCCGCTACCTGCAGTCCGACTGGTGCAGCCGTGAGCTGGCCTGCTTTCTGGAGTCTGCCGAGGCGCGGGGTGGCGTCAACGTCTGCGGCACCACCCGCCTGTTTAAGGTGGTGAAAACCTACCTGGAAACCGATCGCCACCCCTCAGGCCTGCGGGATCTGTTGGGCTATGCTTTCTATGAGATGGACGCCGCCGGACGGCCTCGGGAGTTCAACAAAATCTATGGCCCTGAATCGGAGCGCAAGTTCTGGGCCAAACTGGAGGATCTGGCCTACGACATTCATCAAACCCTGAAGGTTCTAGATGCGCTGCCCGACCCCGACGGTGCTGCGGTGGCTGCGGGTTCTGTCCCTGAGCTAACGTCCTTCGCCCCCGGCAAGGTAATCTACCTGGCCGAGACCACCCCGGACTTGAGCGTCGAGCGCGAGCGCATCCGCCGCGAGCTGGAGCAGGCGGGCCACCGGGTGCTGCCCGACCAGCCCCTGCCCAACCCGCCGAACTTTGATCCAGTGGTATGCGGCCACCTGGCCCAGGCGGCCCTGTCGGTGCACCTGCTTAGCCCCTACGCCACCGTGGCCAATCCCGCCCAGCCCCTCACCCAGCAGGAGATCTACCGCCAGTTGGGGATGGCCCGCACCCGCGACCAGATCGAGCTGGCCAAACACTGCGGCCAGACCCGCCCCGACTTTGGCCGCATTTTGTGGCTGCCGCCCGACGCCACCCTTGCCAGCCTGGAGGACTGGGTGCTGGCGCTGCAAAACGAGCCCGACTTCGTCAGCACCAACCTGGAGTCGCTGAAGGATATCATTCGCGATCGCCTCAATCCGACCGCCATCTCCACCTTTGACCTACCTCAGGACGGCACTACGCAAATTTATCTCGACTGTGACAAGCGCGATGTGGATTCAGGAGAGCTAGACCCTCTGACTGAGTGGCTCGAAAAACACTTTGTGGTCACTCTTCCTGAGTTTGAAGACAACGGATTATCACAGTCTGAAGCCTTAATTAAACAGTGTGAAGCAGTGCTTATTTACTATGGTTATGCCGGTAGCTCATGGCTCAACCGTCGCCTGAGGGCACTGCAAAAAAACGCTAACTATAATCGCCAGCGTCCTTTACGAGCCAAAGCAGTGTACGTTGCTGGCCCTGTTAACCCGACCAAACAAAATTTACAGATTGACAGTTGGCCTATTGAGGTCATTACAGGCATTAACGGCTTTAATCCCGATTTGCTGAACGTGTTTCTAGAACAGTTGGCCTGA
- a CDS encoding toll/interleukin-1 receptor domain-containing protein has product MVQSPPRTNPFPGLRPFELGEEHLFFGREGQADELLTRLRRTRFLAVVGTSGSGKSSLVRAGLLPSLLSGLMPQASSSWRVAILRPGGGPVANLAAALNDPDVFGVDPASDDAVIRTALTESTLRRGALGLVEVAQQARMADRESLLVVVDQFEELFRFKAQAQGPEAEDEAAAFVKLLLGAVNQRDVPIFVVLTMRSDFLGDCAQFRDLPETLNDSQYLIPRLTREQLRRAIEGPVAVGGATITPRLVNRLLNDTGDNPDQLPILQHALMRTWDHWEDQGQPKRAIDIEDYEAIGGMAEALSRHADQIYDGLPDDKSRQIAETLFRRLTDRGPDNRDIRRPTTLAELCAVATASEAEVMAVADEFRGARRSFLMPSLRVPLRGDTVIDISHESLMRNWQQLKLWSNKEAQSARIYYRLAETARLYKEGKAELLRDPELAIVWDWKNLNDPSRAWAMRYDPDFEQSIHFLEESIALRYGAIQNRVKYAIEQEIESQGHFDAFVSYHRKDNHFVRKLRSELKKHNLKTWLDFENIPAGVDWRKEVTDAIAASDNFIFVISPDSAASQYCNLEIENAVKNQKRIIPILLKSSPEYRDSVHPIIRSINWISFLEEESFEDSLDSLVSLLRTNLQYIKAHTKLLDRALEWQQKDRDSSFLLRGNELVWAEKWLVDSQTVKDPAPTELQRQYIATSLQESRARLRLTRVRNMTLIVLFFLSSIFAFGSAKLTRVILQQQAEIERLGGKSPSGSR; this is encoded by the coding sequence ATGGTGCAATCCCCGCCCCGAACCAACCCCTTCCCCGGTCTGCGCCCCTTTGAGCTGGGCGAAGAGCACTTGTTCTTTGGCCGCGAGGGCCAGGCCGACGAGCTGCTCACCCGGCTGCGGCGCACCCGGTTTTTGGCGGTGGTGGGCACCTCGGGCAGCGGCAAGTCGTCCCTGGTGCGGGCGGGGTTGCTGCCCAGTTTGCTCAGCGGCCTCATGCCCCAGGCCAGCTCGAGCTGGCGGGTGGCGATCTTGCGGCCGGGGGGCGGCCCTGTGGCCAACCTGGCGGCGGCGCTCAACGATCCGGACGTGTTTGGGGTAGACCCCGCCAGCGACGATGCGGTGATTCGCACGGCATTGACGGAGAGCACCCTGCGGCGCGGTGCCCTGGGCCTGGTGGAGGTGGCCCAGCAGGCCCGCATGGCGGATCGCGAAAGCCTGCTGGTGGTGGTGGATCAGTTTGAAGAACTGTTTCGCTTCAAGGCCCAGGCCCAGGGGCCGGAGGCAGAGGACGAGGCCGCTGCCTTTGTGAAGCTGCTGCTGGGGGCAGTGAATCAGCGGGATGTGCCGATCTTTGTGGTGCTGACCATGCGGTCAGACTTTCTGGGCGACTGTGCCCAGTTTCGCGACCTGCCGGAAACCCTGAACGATAGCCAGTACCTGATTCCTCGGCTGACGCGGGAGCAGTTGCGGCGGGCGATCGAGGGGCCGGTGGCGGTGGGCGGGGCGACCATCACCCCCCGCCTGGTGAACCGCCTGCTGAATGACACAGGCGATAACCCCGACCAGCTGCCGATTTTGCAGCACGCCCTGATGCGAACGTGGGACCACTGGGAAGACCAGGGGCAGCCAAAGCGGGCGATCGATATTGAGGACTATGAGGCGATCGGCGGGATGGCCGAGGCGCTGTCGCGCCACGCTGACCAGATTTACGATGGATTGCCCGATGACAAGTCGCGTCAGATTGCCGAAACCCTGTTTCGCCGCCTGACCGATCGCGGCCCCGACAACCGCGACATTCGCCGCCCCACTACCCTGGCCGAGCTGTGCGCGGTGGCCACCGCCAGTGAGGCGGAGGTGATGGCGGTAGCAGATGAGTTTCGCGGGGCGCGGCGATCATTTTTGATGCCGTCCCTGCGGGTGCCCCTGCGGGGCGACACGGTGATCGACATTTCCCACGAGAGCCTGATGCGCAACTGGCAGCAATTAAAACTCTGGTCAAACAAAGAAGCCCAGTCTGCAAGAATTTACTATCGTCTAGCAGAGACCGCAAGACTCTACAAAGAGGGCAAAGCTGAACTTTTACGAGACCCAGAATTAGCTATCGTATGGGACTGGAAAAATCTCAACGATCCCAGTAGAGCTTGGGCAATGAGGTATGATCCGGACTTCGAACAATCAATTCACTTCTTAGAAGAGAGCATTGCCTTAAGATACGGAGCAATTCAAAACAGAGTGAAGTACGCCATAGAGCAGGAAATCGAATCCCAAGGGCATTTTGACGCTTTTGTATCATACCATAGAAAGGATAATCATTTTGTTCGGAAGCTTCGCTCTGAGCTAAAAAAACACAACCTAAAAACGTGGTTAGACTTCGAAAATATTCCAGCTGGAGTCGACTGGCGAAAAGAAGTCACTGATGCAATTGCAGCTTCTGATAATTTCATCTTTGTTATCAGTCCAGACTCTGCCGCTTCTCAATATTGCAACCTAGAAATTGAAAATGCAGTTAAGAATCAAAAGCGCATCATACCGATTCTCTTGAAAAGCTCTCCTGAGTACCGAGATTCTGTACATCCTATTATTCGATCTATTAACTGGATTAGCTTTTTAGAGGAAGAAAGTTTTGAAGATTCTCTCGATTCACTAGTTTCACTCCTTAGGACTAATCTTCAGTATATAAAGGCACATACAAAACTGTTGGATAGAGCGCTTGAGTGGCAGCAGAAGGATCGGGATTCAAGTTTTCTTCTCAGAGGTAATGAGCTTGTCTGGGCAGAGAAGTGGCTGGTTGATTCACAAACGGTCAAAGACCCTGCTCCAACTGAGCTTCAGAGGCAATACATAGCCACCAGTCTACAGGAAAGTCGGGCAAGGCTTAGGTTAACAAGGGTAAGAAATATGACCTTGATAGTTCTATTCTTCTTGTCCTCAATCTTTGCTTTTGGTAGTGCCAAGCTGACAAGAGTTATATTGCAGCAGCAGGCCGAAATTGAAAGGCTAGGAGGTAAATCTCCTAGCGGCTCTCGATGA